Proteins encoded together in one Mugil cephalus isolate CIBA_MC_2020 chromosome 16, CIBA_Mcephalus_1.1, whole genome shotgun sequence window:
- the LOC125022243 gene encoding peptidyl-prolyl cis-trans isomerase A-like, whose product MLILTNRIKLCSLAFTVARMCSSGPAAANKKPTVYFDIAADNEPLGRVTFELDAETVPKTAENFRALCTGEQGFGYKGSIFHRVIPQFMCQGGDFTNHNGTGGKSIYGRTFDDENFKLKHTGPGILSMANAGPNTNGSQFFICTTKTEWLDGKHVVFGSVKEGMDVVRKVESFGSRTGRTSRKITVTDCGELQ is encoded by the exons ATGTTAATTTTAACGAACAGGATTAAATTATGTTCTCTAGCTTTTACCGTAGCTCGTATGTGCAGCAGCGGCCCCGCGGCGGCCAACAAGAAGCCCACGGTTTACTTTGACATTGCTGCAGACAACGAGCCGCTCGGCAGAGTCACCTTTGAG CTCGACGCGGAAACTGTACCAAAAACGGCAG AAAACTTCAGAGCTCTGTGCACCGGGGAGCAGGGCTTTGGTTACAAGGGATCCATTTTCCACAGGGTGATCCCTCAGTTCATGTGCCAG GGCGGAGATTTCACGAACCACAACGGGACTGGAGGGAAGTCGATCTATGGAAGGACGTTCGATGACGAGAACTTCAAACTGAAGCACACTGGACCCG GTATTTTGTCTATGGCCAACGCTGGCCCCAACACCAACGGATCCCAGTTCTTCATCTGCACCACCAAAACAGAGTG GCTGGATGGCAAACATGTTGTGTTTGGCAGCGTGAAGGAGGGGATGGACGTGGTCAGGAAAGTGGAGTCTTTCGGTTCACGGACTGGGCGAACCTCCAGGAAGATCACTGTCACAGACTGCGGAGAGCTCCAGTAG